In Actinomycetota bacterium, a single window of DNA contains:
- a CDS encoding SDR family NAD(P)-dependent oxidoreductase: protein MPHTARNAAVVVTGASSGIGRAAALRFAADGAGLVLVARRGAVVDELARQCRRGGAKAVAVAGDVTDPATTERAAATALEQHGRLDVWVNNAGVLMFSRFGEEPVEDIRRLLDVNVMGYVLGARAALGVFREQGRGTLINVGSVLSEVPAPYLSAYVMSKHAGHALTACLRTELLDAPGIRVCEVLPAAVDTPLFQHAANYTGRAVKALTPVADPDRVAAAIVSCAKRPRDRVLPGAIPRLTVGQYGLSRRLTERASGRLVHLSHFSEAPAEPTSGNLHQPIEQGQGARGGWAGGPSEVARRVAIGPEANGPGLEARRIRPRAVPPVPVTAPSPSRARVDGPGVHAREWGDPTRPTVVLLHGLVVSSAMVVPTAERLAGSFHVLAPDMPGSGQTEVQEKAPTVFDIADALEQWWEPAVGHPAIVAGNSFGAQVAVELALRRPDLVEALVLAGPIVDPSASALAKQLYRWMKEQKTQSGELRRLLRREWREVGPVRGLRTFLHARSDRIEDKLPFVSAPTMVVRGTKDPIVSQAWAEEVARLLPRGELWVLDGVPHAMAHDAPDAFATVISDFAASTDGARHEEASTEQRKAL, encoded by the coding sequence ATGCCCCATACAGCCCGAAATGCAGCAGTCGTCGTCACCGGTGCGTCAAGCGGGATAGGCCGGGCCGCCGCCCTGCGGTTCGCAGCCGACGGTGCCGGGCTCGTCCTCGTCGCCCGCCGGGGCGCGGTGGTGGACGAGCTGGCCCGGCAGTGCCGCCGGGGCGGAGCCAAGGCGGTGGCTGTCGCCGGCGACGTCACCGATCCCGCCACCACCGAGCGCGCGGCCGCCACCGCCCTCGAGCAGCACGGCCGCCTTGACGTGTGGGTCAACAACGCCGGCGTCTTGATGTTCTCCCGCTTCGGGGAGGAACCCGTCGAGGACATCAGGCGGCTCCTCGATGTCAACGTGATGGGCTACGTGCTCGGTGCCCGAGCCGCGCTCGGGGTGTTCCGGGAGCAGGGACGCGGCACCCTGATCAACGTTGGCTCGGTGCTCTCGGAGGTCCCGGCCCCCTACCTGTCGGCTTATGTCATGAGCAAGCACGCCGGCCATGCCCTCACGGCCTGCCTACGCACCGAGCTACTCGACGCCCCCGGCATCCGCGTATGCGAGGTGCTCCCCGCGGCCGTCGACACCCCGCTCTTCCAGCACGCGGCCAACTACACGGGGCGCGCCGTGAAGGCGCTGACACCTGTCGCCGACCCCGACCGCGTGGCGGCCGCCATCGTCTCGTGCGCCAAGCGTCCGCGCGACCGCGTCCTTCCCGGGGCCATCCCCCGCCTGACGGTGGGCCAGTACGGCCTGTCCCGCCGACTGACCGAGCGAGCCAGCGGGCGGTTGGTCCACCTGTCCCACTTCAGCGAGGCCCCGGCCGAGCCCACGTCGGGCAACTTGCACCAGCCGATCGAGCAGGGCCAGGGGGCCAGGGGCGGGTGGGCGGGCGGCCCATCGGAGGTGGCCCGGCGGGTGGCGATCGGTCCCGAGGCGAACGGCCCCGGACTCGAGGCCCGGCGCATCAGGCCTCGAGCGGTCCCCCCGGTCCCGGTGACCGCGCCTTCGCCGAGCCGGGCCCGGGTCGACGGCCCCGGGGTCCACGCCCGGGAGTGGGGCGACCCCACCCGTCCGACGGTCGTCCTGCTCCACGGGCTGGTGGTGTCCTCCGCCATGGTCGTGCCCACGGCCGAGCGCCTGGCCGGCTCTTTCCACGTCCTCGCGCCCGACATGCCGGGGTCGGGACAGACCGAGGTCCAAGAGAAGGCGCCCACCGTGTTCGACATCGCCGACGCTCTCGAGCAGTGGTGGGAGCCCGCCGTCGGGCACCCCGCCATCGTGGCCGGCAACTCGTTCGGCGCCCAGGTGGCGGTCGAGCTGGCCCTACGCCGGCCCGACCTCGTCGAGGCACTGGTCCTCGCCGGGCCCATCGTCGACCCGAGCGCCAGCGCCCTGGCCAAGCAGCTCTACCGGTGGATGAAAGAGCAGAAGACCCAGTCCGGGGAACTCCGCCGGCTGCTGAGGAGGGAATGGCGGGAGGTCGGGCCTGTGCGCGGCCTGCGCACCTTTCTCCACGCCCGGTCCGACCGCATTGAGGACAAGCTGCCCTTCGTGAGCGCGCCCACCATGGTCGTGCGCGGCACCAAGGACCCCATCGTCTCCCAGGCATGGGCCGAGGAGGTCGCCCGCCTTCTTCCCCGCGGCGAACTGTGGGTACTCGACGGGGTGCCCCACGCCATGGCCCACGACGCCCCCGACGCCTTCGCCACCGTCATCAGCGACTTCGCGGCGAGCACCGATGGAGCGCGCCATGAAGAGGCGAGCACCGAGCAGAGGAAAGCACTATGA
- a CDS encoding class I SAM-dependent methyltransferase, translated as MQADEFERIAQAEDDHWWYRHTRALMASMLDPWLKPGSLVLDAGCGPGGNSAFLAPYGKVVGADISPDAMRLVRRRWPATSPVRASIGDLPFASGSFDVAVTVTVLAMLPDDHRAVAEVARVVKPGGAAFFIEAAFPALRRGHDVVCNVVRRYRRAEFLAMIEGAGFQVQRATYVHSYLVPPAAALALASRVARRSPVAAKSDLQHGRSLDRVFTALTATERRLLARRDLPVGVSVAAVATK; from the coding sequence ATGCAGGCCGACGAGTTCGAACGCATCGCCCAGGCGGAGGACGACCATTGGTGGTACCGCCACACCCGGGCGCTGATGGCGTCGATGCTCGACCCGTGGCTTAAGCCGGGCTCGCTGGTCCTCGACGCGGGCTGCGGGCCGGGAGGGAACAGCGCCTTCCTGGCCCCCTACGGCAAGGTCGTGGGGGCGGACATCTCACCTGATGCCATGCGCCTGGTCCGGCGGCGGTGGCCGGCCACCAGCCCGGTGCGGGCCAGCATCGGGGACCTCCCGTTCGCCTCGGGATCGTTCGACGTGGCCGTGACCGTGACCGTCCTGGCCATGCTGCCCGACGACCACCGGGCGGTGGCCGAGGTCGCACGGGTGGTCAAGCCGGGCGGGGCCGCCTTCTTCATCGAGGCCGCCTTCCCGGCCTTGCGCCGGGGCCACGACGTGGTGTGCAACGTGGTGCGCCGCTACCGGCGGGCCGAGTTCCTGGCCATGATCGAGGGGGCCGGGTTCCAGGTGCAGCGGGCCACCTACGTGCACTCCTACCTGGTGCCCCCGGCCGCCGCCCTGGCCCTGGCCTCCCGGGTGGCGCGCCGCTCGCCGGTGGCCGCCAAGTCCGACCTCCAGCACGGGCGGTCCCTCGACCGGGTGTTCACCGCCCTGACGGCCACCGAGCGCCGGCTACTGGCCCGGCGGGACCTACCCGTGGGGGTCTCGGTGGCCGCGGTGGCGACCAAGTAG
- a CDS encoding glycosyltransferase family 2 protein, whose protein sequence is MNPAVGSLSAFFPCYNDAPTIGGLVKTVATTIEQLGIADFEVIVVDDASTDTSPEVLEATALEVPQLRVVRHPFNRGYGGALISGFNTARKQWVFYTDGDGQYDAAELALLVEAATDDVDVVQGWKKSRSDPLSRKIVGWTYQRTVRRLFRLQVRDVDCDFRLIRREALERAQLFHTSGVICVELVRKLQDNGASFVEVPVSHHPRRHGHSQFFNPRSVARALGGLLMLRLELFLERHRGKW, encoded by the coding sequence GTGAACCCGGCCGTCGGGTCGCTCTCGGCCTTCTTCCCCTGCTACAACGACGCCCCCACCATTGGCGGGCTGGTCAAGACGGTGGCCACCACCATCGAGCAGTTGGGCATCGCCGACTTCGAGGTGATCGTGGTCGACGACGCGTCCACGGACACGTCCCCCGAGGTGCTGGAGGCCACGGCTCTCGAGGTGCCCCAGCTCCGCGTCGTCCGCCACCCCTTCAACCGGGGCTACGGCGGGGCGCTGATCTCGGGGTTCAACACGGCCCGCAAGCAGTGGGTCTTCTACACCGACGGCGACGGCCAGTACGACGCCGCCGAGCTGGCCCTGCTGGTGGAGGCGGCCACCGACGACGTCGACGTCGTCCAGGGCTGGAAGAAGAGCCGTTCGGACCCCCTCAGCCGCAAGATCGTGGGCTGGACCTACCAGCGGACCGTACGTCGCCTGTTCCGCCTCCAGGTCCGCGACGTCGACTGCGACTTCCGGCTGATCCGCCGGGAGGCGCTCGAACGGGCCCAGCTCTTCCACACCAGCGGCGTCATCTGCGTGGAACTGGTCCGCAAGCTCCAGGACAATGGGGCCAGCTTCGTGGAGGTGCCGGTGAGCCACCACCCCCGCCGCCACGGTCACTCCCAGTTCTTCAACCCCCGCTCGGTGGCCCGCGCCTTGGGCGGGCTCCTCATGCTCCGCCTCGAACTGTTCCTCGAACGCCACCGGGGCAAGTGGTAG
- a CDS encoding DegT/DnrJ/EryC1/StrS family aminotransferase produces MAVVPVVDLGRRWAAMAGEAHEAAARAMTSGRLLLGEETAAFEEEFARFAGRRHAVTVASGTEALRLALVAMGVGTGHEVIVPALTAVPTVYAVCATGATPVVVDVDPGTAALDLDAAAAAVTARTRAVVPVHLYGRPAPIPDIGVPVVDDAAQAHGAVPSSPTVATAYSFYPTKNLGGIGDGGAVVTDDGDLAALVRLLRNHAREDGYVHRHVAGNSRLSEVEAAVLRVALAHLPAHNARRRSIAARYRAAAPHLAWPADHPDHVYHLCVVRSRDRERFRAALAFSTDVHYATAISAQPAYGRFAPRPCPQAEAWAAECVTLPCFPEMADDEVESVCEGLAR; encoded by the coding sequence ATGGCGGTGGTGCCGGTGGTGGACCTGGGGAGGAGGTGGGCGGCGATGGCCGGCGAGGCCCATGAGGCCGCGGCCCGGGCCATGACGTCCGGGCGGCTGCTGCTGGGCGAGGAGACGGCGGCCTTCGAGGAGGAGTTCGCCCGGTTCGCCGGGAGGCGTCACGCCGTGACCGTGGCGTCGGGGACCGAGGCCCTGCGCCTGGCGCTGGTGGCCATGGGGGTCGGGACCGGCCACGAGGTGATCGTGCCCGCGCTGACGGCCGTTCCCACCGTCTACGCGGTGTGCGCCACCGGGGCCACGCCCGTCGTGGTCGACGTCGACCCGGGCACCGCCGCCCTCGACCTCGACGCGGCCGCCGCGGCCGTCACGGCCCGCACCCGGGCCGTGGTCCCCGTTCACCTCTACGGCCGGCCGGCCCCCATCCCCGACATCGGCGTGCCCGTGGTCGACGACGCCGCCCAGGCCCACGGGGCGGTCCCGTCGTCCCCCACCGTGGCCACGGCCTACAGCTTCTACCCGACCAAGAACCTGGGGGGGATAGGCGACGGCGGGGCCGTGGTCACCGACGACGGCGACCTGGCCGCCCTCGTCCGCCTCCTGCGCAACCATGCCCGCGAGGACGGCTACGTCCACCGCCACGTGGCCGGCAACAGCCGGCTGTCGGAGGTGGAGGCGGCCGTGCTGCGGGTCGCCCTGGCTCACCTGCCGGCCCACAACGCCCGCCGCCGCTCGATCGCGGCCCGCTACCGGGCGGCTGCCCCCCACCTGGCCTGGCCCGCCGACCACCCCGACCACGTGTACCACCTGTGCGTCGTGCGCTCTCGCGACCGGGAACGGTTCCGGGCCGCGCTGGCGTTCTCCACCGACGTCCACTACGCCACCGCCATCAGCGCCCAGCCGGCCTACGGACGGTTCGCCCCCCGGCCCTGCCCCCAAGCGGAGGCCTGGGCCGCCGAGTGCGTGACGCTGCCGTGCTTCCCGGAAATGGCCGACGACGAGGTCGAGTCGGTATGCGAGGGGCTGGCCCGGTGA
- a CDS encoding NAD-dependent epimerase/dehydratase family protein, with protein sequence MPAPDAAPFAGSRCLVTGGLGFIGSNLARSLVEAGAHVTVVDALVPRHGGNRRNLDGAGTGVEVVVADISNATAVSDAASRADYVFNLAGQISHVDSMEDPIADLDLNTRSHLAFLELLRRVNPTAPVVYASTRQVYGRPRYLPVDEDHPVNAADVNGISKYAAEQFHLLYARTYGMKTCALRLTNVYGPRQRLLGDHQSFMAVFLRLALEDQAIVVYGDGSQERDLLHVDDAVAGFLRAARAEDAWGQVFNLSHDDTLTVRQAAEAIVAAAGTGSVELVPWPPERARIDIGTYRGTSAKAKRVLGWVPSVAFADGMAATIAYYRPRLDWYI encoded by the coding sequence GTGCCCGCCCCAGACGCTGCCCCGTTCGCCGGCAGCCGCTGCCTGGTGACGGGTGGGCTCGGCTTCATCGGGTCCAACCTCGCTCGCAGTCTGGTGGAGGCCGGGGCGCACGTGACGGTCGTCGACGCCCTGGTGCCCCGCCACGGCGGCAACCGCCGCAACCTCGACGGGGCCGGTACGGGCGTCGAGGTGGTCGTGGCCGACATCAGCAACGCCACCGCCGTGTCCGACGCCGCCTCCCGGGCCGACTACGTGTTCAACCTGGCCGGCCAGATCAGCCACGTCGACTCCATGGAAGACCCCATCGCCGACCTCGACCTCAACACCCGCAGCCACCTGGCCTTCCTCGAGCTGCTGCGCCGGGTCAACCCCACGGCCCCGGTCGTGTACGCGTCCACCCGCCAGGTCTACGGCCGGCCCCGCTACCTGCCTGTCGACGAGGACCACCCGGTCAACGCGGCCGATGTCAACGGCATCTCCAAGTACGCGGCCGAGCAGTTCCACCTCCTCTACGCCCGCACCTACGGGATGAAGACGTGCGCCCTGCGCCTGACCAACGTCTACGGGCCCCGCCAGCGGCTGCTGGGCGACCACCAGTCCTTCATGGCCGTGTTCCTGCGGCTGGCCCTCGAGGACCAAGCCATCGTCGTGTACGGCGACGGTTCTCAAGAGCGCGACCTGCTCCACGTCGACGACGCGGTGGCCGGTTTCCTGCGGGCTGCCCGGGCCGAGGACGCCTGGGGCCAGGTCTTCAACCTCAGCCACGACGACACCCTCACGGTCCGCCAGGCGGCCGAGGCCATCGTGGCCGCCGCCGGGACGGGCTCGGTCGAGCTCGTCCCCTGGCCGCCCGAGCGCGCCCGCATCGACATCGGCACCTACCGCGGCACCTCGGCCAAGGCCAAGCGGGTGCTGGGCTGGGTGCCGTCGGTGGCCTTCGCCGACGGCATGGCCGCCACCATCGCCTACTACCGCCCCCGCCTCGATTGGTACATCTGA
- a CDS encoding methyltransferase domain-containing protein, with amino-acid sequence MVPDVLALYSGSPGRARARAWARWATTPVRAVGQRVPARGRVLEVGCGLGVICCHLALGSPERDVVGTDGDLDDIVQARLAARRAGSRAARCEFQLTPPGEVPEGPWDAVLLVDALARLDPAAQEGLVGSCALELALGGVLLVKEMGPRPRWKLPGPHGGPAPQQLEQWMEDAGLVVSREAVDRGFPQPHHLMTGARRRSVRSAPARG; translated from the coding sequence GTGGTGCCCGACGTCCTCGCTCTGTACTCCGGGTCGCCGGGCCGGGCCCGGGCCCGGGCGTGGGCCCGCTGGGCGACTACCCCCGTGCGGGCCGTCGGGCAGCGGGTGCCGGCCCGAGGGCGGGTCCTCGAGGTCGGGTGCGGCCTGGGGGTGATCTGTTGCCACCTCGCCCTGGGTTCGCCCGAGCGCGACGTGGTCGGGACCGATGGGGACCTCGACGACATCGTGCAGGCCCGCCTGGCCGCTCGGCGGGCCGGCTCCCGGGCGGCCCGCTGCGAGTTCCAGCTCACGCCCCCGGGCGAGGTGCCCGAGGGGCCGTGGGACGCCGTCCTGCTGGTCGACGCCCTGGCCCGGCTCGACCCCGCTGCCCAGGAGGGCCTGGTCGGCTCGTGCGCCCTCGAACTGGCCCTCGGTGGGGTGCTGCTGGTGAAGGAGATGGGCCCGAGACCGCGGTGGAAGCTGCCCGGGCCCCACGGTGGCCCCGCGCCCCAGCAGTTGGAGCAGTGGATGGAAGATGCCGGTCTGGTCGTGAGCCGCGAGGCCGTCGACCGGGGCTTTCCTCAGCCCCACCATCTGATGACCGGCGCCCGGCGCCGCTCCGTCAGGTCAGCCCCGGCCCGGGGCTGA